The Bacteroidota bacterium genome includes a region encoding these proteins:
- a CDS encoding peptidylprolyl isomerase: MNPLNRIKTLFFALLCTTFIIGCAKTDETQAQTEVSGDIQMFSDPNQFAGSHILIAYAGAMRADSSVVRTKEEALEKASELIAQLKADPSKFEDLARENSDGPSGPDGGDLGTWPKGQMVPEFDTAIEALAVDAISETAVETMFGYHVMRRNDASAAHFGAEGFIIGVAGLQGVPPTVTRDSAAAATLVDELKAKISGDNFDELATEYNDFAEGKMFIGAFKDCDPVSPEIMSAIQALSFDEAGGPIELPVGYAFIKRVKLEQRAGAHILIAYQGAMRADTDITRTKEEAKAEAERILAMAKEDPANFAELAKEHSDGPSGLNGGDLGVWFRGAMVPAFDEALDTMETGDITDAPVETDFGYHIIIRGDTSS, encoded by the coding sequence TTGAACCCTTTAAATAGAATTAAAACCCTCTTTTTTGCGCTCCTATGCACCACCTTTATCATCGGATGCGCAAAAACAGATGAGACGCAGGCGCAGACTGAGGTTTCCGGGGACATCCAGATGTTCTCTGATCCCAACCAGTTCGCCGGCTCTCACATCCTTATTGCCTATGCCGGCGCCATGCGCGCGGACTCTAGTGTGGTCAGGACCAAAGAAGAGGCACTTGAAAAAGCCAGCGAGCTCATTGCTCAGCTAAAAGCGGATCCATCTAAATTTGAAGACCTGGCGCGCGAAAACTCCGATGGCCCAAGCGGTCCTGACGGTGGCGACCTGGGCACCTGGCCAAAAGGTCAGATGGTACCAGAGTTCGATACCGCCATTGAAGCACTTGCTGTTGATGCCATCTCTGAAACAGCTGTTGAAACCATGTTTGGCTACCACGTCATGCGCCGCAATGATGCCAGCGCAGCACACTTCGGCGCTGAAGGGTTTATTATTGGTGTAGCAGGCTTGCAGGGAGTCCCCCCAACTGTAACCCGCGATTCAGCAGCTGCTGCAACGCTGGTTGACGAACTTAAAGCAAAAATCAGCGGAGACAACTTCGATGAGCTTGCCACAGAGTACAATGATTTTGCAGAAGGCAAGATGTTCATCGGCGCCTTCAAGGACTGCGACCCTGTTTCCCCTGAAATCATGTCAGCTATCCAGGCACTTTCGTTTGACGAAGCTGGTGGCCCGATTGAGCTTCCTGTAGGATACGCCTTTATTAAACGTGTTAAACTGGAGCAGCGTGCTGGCGCGCACATCCTCATTGCTTACCAGGGCGCCATGCGGGCAGACACAGACATCACCCGCACAAAAGAAGAAGCAAAAGCTGAAGCTGAGCGCATCCTGGCTATGGCAAAAGAAGATCCAGCCAACTTTGCCGAACTCGCAAAAGAGCACTCTGATGGTCCAAGTGGCCTGAATGGTGGTGACCTCGGCGTGTGGTTCCGTGGCGCCATGGTACCGGCGTTTGACGAAGCCCTCGACACCATGGAGACAGGTGACATCACCGACGCTCCTGTTGAAACAGACTTTGGGTATCATATCATCATCCGGGGCGATACCAGTTCCTGA
- a CDS encoding PDZ domain-containing protein, protein MINRLLVRRMFPLPWCLLLFCNLVLFCNIAFAQVSYHVTFPNVVHHEAEISMTLDGVPDGPVAVRMSRTSPGRYSLHEFAKNVYNVRAVDGKGNALDISRPNPHQWDIVGHDGTITVTYTLYADRADGTYSQIDASHAHMNMPATFMFARDFHNWPITVRFDPPAASGWKAATQLYPTEDPMTFTAPDLHYFMDSPTSLSDYDMRSWTIPQEPGSKETYQIRLAIHHLGTQKEVDEYADMVRRVVEQQNAVFDGPPAFDNGVYTFIAAYLPWASGDGMEHRNSTILTSSSSLASNALGLLGTVSHEYFHTWNVERIRPAALEPFDFEAANMSPDLWFAEGFTSYYTPLIIRRAEITDDAAYARALGRSLNTVFNSPGRHIFSPIEMSMLAPFVDRASAYDPRNFSNTFISYYTWGAMIGLNLDLTLRQHDKSLDGFMKYLWEKHGKTFIPYAVAGLEQALAEYTNDAQFARDFFASYVRDSKLPDYADLLAQAGYMLRKQHPGKATFGFPTLAYTTDGTTVSDNTRKGTPVYEAGLDRGDTIISINGQPLTNANQLQALESELKPGESAEITYQQRGKTHTKTLTAVENPQVEVVPFEDAGKTLTDAQRTFRASWLGKK, encoded by the coding sequence ATGATTAATCGCCTGTTAGTGCGCCGGATGTTTCCCCTGCCATGGTGCCTCCTCCTGTTTTGCAACCTCGTACTGTTTTGTAACATTGCCTTCGCCCAGGTCTCCTACCACGTCACGTTCCCTAATGTCGTCCACCACGAAGCTGAAATCTCGATGACGCTCGATGGTGTCCCTGACGGGCCGGTTGCAGTACGCATGAGCCGCACGTCGCCCGGACGGTACTCCCTACACGAATTTGCAAAAAACGTGTACAACGTACGGGCTGTTGATGGGAAAGGGAACGCGCTCGACATCAGCCGGCCCAATCCTCACCAGTGGGATATCGTGGGGCATGATGGGACCATAACCGTTACCTACACGCTCTATGCTGATCGCGCAGATGGCACCTATTCACAAATTGACGCCTCCCACGCGCACATGAATATGCCGGCTACGTTCATGTTTGCCCGCGATTTCCACAACTGGCCCATCACAGTACGCTTTGATCCGCCGGCAGCTTCTGGATGGAAAGCAGCAACGCAGCTTTATCCTACGGAAGATCCGATGACGTTCACGGCACCAGATCTGCATTATTTCATGGATAGTCCAACGTCGCTGAGTGACTACGACATGCGCTCGTGGACCATCCCGCAAGAACCCGGCAGCAAAGAGACCTACCAGATTCGCCTTGCCATCCATCACCTGGGCACTCAAAAAGAAGTGGACGAATATGCCGACATGGTCCGGCGCGTGGTTGAACAACAAAATGCTGTCTTTGATGGCCCGCCGGCATTCGATAATGGTGTCTACACATTCATAGCGGCTTACCTGCCCTGGGCTTCAGGTGATGGCATGGAGCATCGCAATTCAACCATCCTTACAAGTTCGTCATCGCTTGCCAGCAACGCGCTGGGGTTATTGGGCACGGTTTCTCATGAGTATTTCCATACATGGAATGTAGAGCGCATCCGGCCGGCAGCACTTGAGCCTTTTGATTTTGAAGCAGCCAACATGTCACCCGACCTCTGGTTTGCAGAAGGCTTCACCAGTTACTATACCCCGCTGATTATCCGCCGTGCAGAAATAACCGACGACGCTGCATATGCCAGGGCTTTGGGCCGCAGCCTGAACACGGTATTCAACTCACCGGGCCGACATATTTTTAGTCCAATTGAAATGTCTATGTTAGCGCCATTTGTCGACCGCGCTTCCGCATACGACCCGCGCAATTTCAGCAACACCTTCATTTCCTACTACACCTGGGGAGCCATGATTGGGCTCAACCTCGACCTCACCCTCCGCCAGCACGACAAATCCCTTGATGGCTTCATGAAATACCTGTGGGAAAAACACGGCAAAACGTTTATCCCTTACGCAGTGGCCGGCCTTGAGCAAGCGCTGGCGGAGTATACAAACGATGCCCAATTTGCCCGCGACTTTTTTGCCAGCTACGTACGCGACAGTAAACTGCCAGACTATGCAGACTTGCTTGCACAAGCCGGCTACATGCTGCGCAAACAACATCCTGGCAAAGCCACCTTCGGCTTTCCAACCCTGGCATACACAACAGACGGCACCACGGTAAGCGACAACACCCGTAAAGGGACACCGGTATATGAAGCCGGCCTCGACCGGGGAGATACGATCATCAGCATCAATGGGCAGCCACTGACCAATGCAAATCAGCTCCAGGCACTTGAGTCTGAATTAAAGCCTGGCGAAAGCGCTGAGATTACATATCAGCAACGCGGCAAGACGCACACCAAAACGCTTACTGCTGTAGAAAACCCGCAGGTCGAAGTGGTCCCATTTGAAGACGCTGGAAAAACGCTGACCGACGCACAACGTACATTCAGGGCATCGTGGCTTGGAAAGAAATAA
- a CDS encoding rhodanese-related sulfurtransferase, with protein sequence MLVVIAFYKFVPIPDFASLQSAYYDICRAHDVRGTILLAHEGINGMLAGPREGIDAVLKYMRDDERLADLEHKESFCEASPFKRLRVRLKREIITMGDPSIDPLEQVGQYVEPEDWNALISDPEVTLVDTRNDYEVNLGTFKGAIDPDTTSFREFSAYIAKNLDPAKHKKVAMFCTGGIRCEKATAYMLREGFEEVYHLKGGILKYLEEVPASSSMWEGECYVFDDRVSLDHKLEPGTYGACHGCGKPLAPDDMASELYERGVTCPRCYNILTEGQIASFRERQRQIDLAKTRGETHVGDA encoded by the coding sequence ATGCTGGTTGTTATTGCATTCTACAAATTTGTACCCATTCCCGATTTTGCGTCGCTGCAATCTGCATATTACGATATATGCCGCGCGCATGACGTACGCGGTACAATTCTGCTTGCACATGAGGGGATCAATGGTATGCTTGCCGGCCCCCGTGAAGGCATCGATGCTGTTTTGAAGTACATGCGTGACGACGAAAGACTGGCAGATCTTGAGCACAAAGAGTCGTTCTGCGAGGCGTCTCCCTTCAAACGGCTACGCGTGCGCTTGAAACGCGAGATCATCACGATGGGTGACCCCTCTATTGATCCCCTGGAGCAGGTCGGGCAATACGTGGAGCCAGAAGACTGGAATGCCTTGATTTCCGACCCGGAGGTGACCCTGGTTGACACACGGAATGATTACGAAGTTAACCTGGGTACCTTTAAAGGCGCGATCGATCCCGATACCACCTCGTTTCGGGAATTCTCAGCGTACATTGCCAAAAATCTCGACCCTGCAAAGCACAAAAAAGTAGCGATGTTTTGCACGGGGGGTATCCGGTGTGAAAAAGCCACTGCGTACATGCTGCGAGAAGGGTTTGAAGAAGTCTACCACCTCAAAGGTGGCATTCTTAAGTATCTGGAAGAAGTGCCGGCATCGAGTAGCATGTGGGAAGGTGAGTGCTATGTGTTTGACGACAGGGTGAGCCTCGACCACAAACTCGAGCCGGGCACATACGGCGCCTGCCACGGATGCGGGAAGCCACTGGCACCAGACGATATGGCATCAGAACTGTATGAGCGTGGCGTAACGTGCCCGCGGTGTTATAACATCCTTACAGAAGGGCAGATTGCGAGCTTTAGGGAGCGGCAGCGGCAGATAGATTTAGCCAAAACCCGGGGTGAGACGCACGTGGGGGATGCCTGA
- a CDS encoding DUF1501 domain-containing protein translates to MHCNNFESRYTRRDFLTKTSLGLGATALASLLSPQELFAADPDKGVLGGPHLPAKVRRVIYLFQSGGPSPLDLYDHKPLLRERNGEDLPASVRGEQRLTGMTAHQKSFPLAGSQFEFNRYGESGMLFSDRLPYISGLADDICLVNTMYTEAINHDPAITFFQTGSQQPGRPSIGSWISYGLGSDNQNLPAFCVLLSRSYWSGGQPLYSRLWGNGFLPSQHQGVQFRSGKDPVLYLNNPPGIKSGSRRRMLDYLKEMQEAQAARVMDPEISSRIAQYEMAYRMQTSVPETMDVAGEPDYIYDMYGENARTPGTYAANCLLARRLIERDVKFVQLYHQGWDHHDQLPKHITQLTQETDQPSAALVQDLKQRGLLDDTLIIWGGEFGRTNYSQGKLTNETYGRDHHPRCFSIWMAGAGINAGTTYGKTDEFGYNIAEDPVHVHDFQATLMHLLGIEHERFTFKHQGRRFRLTDVHGKVVSGLLA, encoded by the coding sequence ATGCATTGCAATAATTTTGAATCCCGATATACCCGCCGCGACTTCCTGACCAAGACCAGCCTTGGCCTCGGTGCTACTGCACTGGCTTCTTTGCTCTCACCCCAGGAGCTATTTGCTGCAGATCCGGACAAAGGCGTGTTGGGTGGCCCACATCTCCCAGCTAAAGTTCGTCGTGTTATTTACCTGTTTCAAAGTGGAGGGCCATCCCCGCTCGATCTGTATGATCACAAACCGTTGTTGCGAGAGCGGAATGGTGAAGACCTGCCGGCTTCTGTTCGCGGTGAGCAGCGCCTGACCGGGATGACCGCGCACCAGAAGTCATTCCCTCTCGCCGGTTCGCAGTTTGAATTCAATCGGTATGGGGAAAGCGGCATGTTATTCAGTGATCGGTTGCCGTACATCAGCGGGTTGGCTGATGATATTTGCCTCGTCAATACCATGTACACCGAAGCCATCAATCACGACCCGGCCATTACATTTTTCCAGACGGGCTCCCAGCAGCCCGGTCGGCCCAGCATTGGATCATGGATCAGCTATGGCCTGGGATCTGATAATCAGAACCTGCCTGCTTTTTGCGTATTGCTATCACGCAGTTATTGGAGCGGCGGACAGCCGCTTTATTCCCGGCTATGGGGCAACGGGTTTTTGCCCTCCCAGCACCAGGGGGTGCAGTTTCGTTCGGGCAAAGATCCAGTATTGTATTTGAATAACCCGCCGGGCATCAAGTCGGGTAGCCGGCGCAGGATGCTGGATTATCTCAAAGAAATGCAGGAAGCGCAGGCGGCACGCGTGATGGATCCGGAGATCAGCTCGCGGATTGCGCAGTATGAAATGGCGTACCGCATGCAAACCTCAGTGCCAGAGACCATGGATGTGGCTGGTGAGCCCGATTACATTTACGATATGTATGGGGAAAACGCGCGCACGCCGGGGACATATGCCGCTAATTGTTTGCTTGCCCGCCGGCTCATCGAGCGTGACGTCAAGTTTGTGCAGTTGTATCATCAGGGCTGGGATCACCATGACCAACTGCCCAAACATATCACCCAGCTGACGCAGGAAACGGACCAGCCATCAGCAGCCCTCGTGCAAGACTTGAAGCAACGTGGTTTGCTAGATGATACCCTGATTATTTGGGGCGGAGAGTTTGGCAGAACGAATTACTCACAAGGCAAGCTCACAAACGAGACCTATGGAAGAGACCACCATCCGAGGTGTTTCTCAATCTGGATGGCCGGCGCGGGTATCAATGCCGGCACCACCTACGGCAAAACCGATGAGTTTGGCTACAACATTGCCGAAGACCCGGTCCACGTACACGACTTCCAGGCAACCCTGATGCATCTGTTAGGCATCGAGCACGAACGCTTCACCTTCAAGCACCAGGGCCGGCGCTTCCGGCTGACAGATGTGCATGGCAAAGTAGTTTCCGGATTGTTGGCGTAG
- a CDS encoding Xaa-Pro peptidase family protein produces MNLALNDAQHFMQQHAIDGWLLYDFRGSNPVFWQTLGTTCPTSRRNYLWIPATGDPCLLLHNLDRLEFATIDLPKKTYVTWQELQAALRALTSGSGRVAMEYSAGGAIPMHSWVDAGTIESVRAMGLEVVSSADLFQAAATAWSRKSLDLHRKACIEVNEIKDLAFAQIADTLSQNTSVTEFDIALFIRNQFDRRGLYFDHGPIVAANEHSGDPHFEPSAENHSPIRKGDWILIDLWAKYHDPDAIYCDITWLGFAGNQPSDKHQAVFNHVTGARDAVVDALEDAWQTNTTVQGWQMDRVARTFIEETGYGAYFSHRTGHSMGISPTAHALGVNLDDLETHDTRAILPGVGFSVEPGIYLEDFGVRSEIDMYIDPENGPVVTSSIQHDIICLDV; encoded by the coding sequence TTGAACCTCGCACTTAACGACGCCCAGCACTTCATGCAACAACATGCCATCGATGGTTGGCTGTTGTACGATTTCCGTGGCAGCAACCCCGTATTTTGGCAAACCCTGGGTACAACGTGCCCAACTTCACGCCGCAATTACCTGTGGATTCCGGCAACGGGCGATCCGTGTTTGTTGCTGCACAACCTCGACCGGCTTGAGTTCGCTACCATAGACTTGCCTAAAAAAACCTACGTCACCTGGCAAGAATTACAGGCCGCATTGCGCGCGCTCACATCCGGCTCAGGCCGCGTTGCAATGGAATACTCCGCTGGTGGCGCCATCCCAATGCATTCCTGGGTTGATGCCGGCACCATCGAGAGCGTGCGGGCCATGGGGCTTGAGGTGGTCTCCTCTGCCGATCTGTTCCAGGCAGCTGCCACCGCCTGGTCCCGTAAATCCCTCGATTTACACCGGAAAGCCTGCATCGAAGTCAATGAAATCAAAGACCTCGCTTTTGCTCAAATTGCAGATACGCTTTCGCAAAACACATCGGTGACAGAGTTTGACATTGCACTTTTTATCCGCAACCAGTTTGATCGCCGCGGCCTCTATTTCGACCATGGACCCATTGTAGCCGCCAATGAACACAGCGGAGATCCGCACTTTGAACCATCAGCAGAAAACCATTCACCCATTCGCAAAGGGGATTGGATCCTGATTGACTTGTGGGCCAAATACCATGACCCGGATGCCATTTATTGCGACATCACATGGCTAGGTTTTGCCGGCAACCAACCATCCGATAAACACCAGGCCGTATTCAACCATGTCACTGGTGCAAGGGATGCCGTTGTTGATGCCCTGGAAGACGCATGGCAAACTAACACAACAGTGCAGGGATGGCAGATGGACCGGGTAGCCCGCACCTTCATCGAAGAAACTGGCTATGGCGCCTATTTTTCTCACCGCACCGGCCACAGCATGGGCATTAGTCCAACAGCACATGCCCTGGGTGTAAACCTCGACGACCTCGAAACACACGACACGCGTGCGATCTTGCCCGGCGTGGGCTTTTCGGTTGAACCGGGTATCTACCTCGAAGATTTTGGTGTTAGATCTGAAATCGACATGTATATTGACCCAGAAAATGGGCCGGTAGTAACTTCTTCCATCCAACATGACATTATCTGCCTGGACGTTTAA
- a CDS encoding GNAT family N-acetyltransferase — translation MAVVFREASRRDLETLVKLLAADPLGATREQYELPIPLAYVLAFDTIDADPNHLLIICEFEGVLAGFFQLSFLPNLSYMGGWRAQIEGVRVAESHRRKGIGRLMFEHAIALSREKGCHLLQLTTDKKRPDALAFYTSLGFVASHEGMKLKLG, via the coding sequence ATGGCTGTAGTGTTTCGTGAAGCGAGCCGGCGCGACCTTGAGACACTGGTCAAATTGTTGGCTGCTGATCCGCTGGGGGCAACCCGCGAACAATATGAATTGCCTATCCCTTTGGCTTATGTGTTGGCTTTTGATACCATTGATGCAGATCCCAACCATCTGCTCATTATCTGTGAGTTTGAAGGCGTGTTGGCGGGTTTCTTCCAGCTAAGCTTCCTCCCGAATCTTAGTTACATGGGCGGTTGGCGCGCGCAGATTGAAGGGGTCCGGGTTGCTGAATCACACCGCCGAAAAGGCATTGGCCGGCTGATGTTTGAACACGCTATTGCACTGTCTCGCGAAAAAGGCTGCCACTTGCTACAGCTTACAACAGACAAAAAGCGTCCGGATGCGTTGGCGTTTTATACTTCGCTTGGGTTTGTGGCGTCACACGAAGGGATGAAGTTAAAACTGGGGTGA
- a CDS encoding sulfatase-like hydrolase/transferase, with protein sequence MRILCFFCLLLAGCTPAQPPNILFIMVDDLGPEWISAYGSEVVETPNIDRLAAEGVLFNNAHSMPQCTPTRVTLLTGQYPYHHGWTNHWDVPRWGGGAHFDPDLNFSFARLFRDAGYRTAAAGKWQINDFRVQPEAMVEHGFDAYAMWTGYEGQPPANQDTPNPSAERFQNPYIHTKEGSRTYADEFGPDVFADFLISFMEANHDQPMLLYFPMVLTHPPLVPTPHEPDAEGIIGRHSAMVRYTDHLVGRLTDTLDALGIRDNTYIFFTTDNGTSRGINGRMNGRDVAGGKGSLGQNGMHAPFIVSAPGHIPAGTTTDALMDFSDLFPTFTELAGIASPDSLLLHGYSFANVLKDPAQMGQRNWALSMGFGPARLTADGVVPVQSFTDRTVRNERYKLWVEDGVSSALYDLQADPGETNNLLNSPEHQDARAKLEAIVASFPANDAAPRYTPLPPQSWVLRSEE encoded by the coding sequence ATGCGGATACTTTGCTTCTTTTGTTTGCTCCTTGCCGGGTGCACGCCCGCGCAACCCCCAAACATCCTGTTCATCATGGTGGATGACCTGGGCCCGGAATGGATCAGTGCGTACGGCAGTGAGGTTGTTGAAACCCCCAACATAGACAGGTTGGCAGCAGAGGGGGTATTGTTCAACAATGCCCATTCCATGCCACAATGTACGCCCACGCGGGTCACACTGCTTACAGGACAGTACCCTTACCATCATGGGTGGACCAACCACTGGGATGTGCCGAGGTGGGGCGGCGGGGCGCACTTCGACCCGGATTTGAACTTCTCCTTTGCCCGTCTTTTTCGAGACGCCGGCTACCGTACTGCTGCTGCTGGCAAGTGGCAAATCAACGACTTCCGCGTGCAGCCCGAAGCGATGGTCGAACACGGCTTTGACGCCTACGCCATGTGGACCGGCTACGAAGGCCAGCCGCCGGCAAACCAAGATACCCCTAACCCAAGCGCAGAACGCTTTCAAAATCCTTACATCCACACAAAAGAAGGAAGCCGCACGTATGCGGATGAATTTGGCCCGGACGTTTTTGCAGACTTCCTGATCTCGTTCATGGAAGCCAATCACGATCAGCCCATGCTGCTCTACTTTCCGATGGTGCTCACCCATCCGCCGCTTGTCCCGACACCACATGAACCTGATGCGGAAGGCATAATTGGCCGACACAGCGCCATGGTCCGGTATACCGATCACCTGGTAGGCCGGCTAACCGATACGCTCGACGCCCTCGGTATCCGAGACAATACCTACATTTTCTTTACCACGGACAATGGGACCTCACGAGGTATTAATGGTCGAATGAATGGTAGAGACGTTGCCGGTGGTAAAGGGTCGCTCGGCCAGAACGGCATGCACGCACCCTTTATCGTTAGTGCTCCAGGCCATATCCCTGCAGGCACAACAACTGATGCTTTAATGGATTTCTCAGACCTGTTTCCCACGTTTACTGAACTGGCCGGCATCGCTTCACCCGACTCGCTGCTGCTGCACGGGTACTCTTTTGCCAATGTTCTGAAAGACCCAGCACAAATGGGGCAGCGCAACTGGGCGCTCAGCATGGGATTTGGGCCGGCGCGGCTCACAGCAGATGGGGTTGTACCTGTACAGTCGTTCACCGACCGGACCGTGCGCAACGAACGGTATAAATTATGGGTAGAAGATGGTGTATCGTCTGCATTGTACGACCTTCAGGCAGACCCCGGCGAGACCAACAACCTGCTCAATAGTCCTGAACACCAGGATGCGCGCGCCAAACTGGAAGCGATCGTGGCGAGCTTCCCTGCAAATGATGCTGCACCGCGCTACACACCTTTGCCTCCTCAGTCGTGGGTGTTGAGGAGTGAGGAGTGA
- a CDS encoding nuclear transport factor 2 family protein — MTRFVCFLALMVFLSACTLRVREPSGEEKNQLTSEVLALTNEIRFAAENADADGLFRYHSDALDAAHIIDGKRFIRSQMVNNYRSVYASVASQEINIGEPVVKVLTPDLVLVVSEGNFTTNSKSGSSLSGGVAWTYLWQKKKDGWELLHAHQSFPGPISRAGQ, encoded by the coding sequence ATGACACGATTTGTCTGCTTTTTAGCCCTGATGGTCTTTCTTAGCGCGTGTACGTTGCGTGTGCGTGAGCCCTCAGGTGAAGAGAAAAACCAGCTCACCAGCGAAGTACTTGCCCTTACCAATGAAATCAGATTTGCTGCTGAAAATGCTGATGCTGATGGGCTCTTTCGCTACCACAGCGATGCACTTGACGCAGCACACATTATTGATGGCAAACGGTTTATTCGCAGTCAGATGGTTAACAATTACCGCAGCGTATATGCCAGCGTAGCAAGCCAGGAAATCAACATCGGCGAACCGGTTGTGAAAGTACTCACGCCAGACCTGGTGCTCGTGGTTTCTGAAGGCAACTTTACCACAAATTCCAAAAGTGGCAGCTCACTTTCTGGCGGTGTAGCCTGGACCTACCTCTGGCAAAAGAAGAAAGACGGCTGGGAGTTACTGCATGCCCACCAATCTTTCCCGGGCCCTATATCTCGTGCAGGGCAATAG